Proteins from one Telopea speciosissima isolate NSW1024214 ecotype Mountain lineage chromosome 1, Tspe_v1, whole genome shotgun sequence genomic window:
- the LOC122648579 gene encoding ubiquitin-activating enzyme E1 1-like isoform X2 produces the protein MALGDGNPPDIDEDLHSRQLAVYGRDTMRRLFGSNILISGMQGLGCEIAKNLILAGVKSVTLHDEGTVELWDLSSNFIFSKDDVGKNRALASIQKLQELNNAVLISTLSTELTKEKLSDFQAVVFTDISLDKAIEYDEYCHNHQPPISFIKTEVRGLFGSVFCDFGPEFTVVDVDGEEPHTGIIASISNDNPALVSCVDDERLEFQDGDLVVFSEVKGMTELNDGKPRKVKNARPYSFALEDDTSYYAAYEKGGIVTQVKQPKVLNFKTLREALKDPGDFLLSDFSKFDRPPLLHLAFQALDKFICEVGRFPVAGIEEDAQKLISLAVNINQGLGDGKLDEIDQKLMRQFAFGARAVLNPMAAMFGGIVGQEVVKACSGKFHPLFQFFYFDSVESLPTEPLDPIDVKPLNSRYDAQISVFGCKLQKKLEEAKVFIVGSGALGCEFLKNLALMGVCCSEKGKLTITDDDVIEKSNLTRQFLFRDWNIGQAKSTVAASAAASLNPRFHVEALQNRASPETENVFNDAFWENLGVVINALDNVNARLYIDQRCLYFQKSLLESGTLGAKCNTQMVIPHLTENYGASRDPPEKQAPMCTVHSFPHNIDHCLTWARSEFEGLLEKTPAEVNAYLSNPSEYTVSMKNAGDAQARDNLERVIECLDRERCETFQDCITWARLKFEDYFANRVKQLTFTFPEDAATSNGAPFWSAPKRFPRPLQFSADGPGYLHFVMAGSILRAETFGIPIPDWTKNPRKLADAVNKVMVPDFQPKEGVKIVTDEKATSLSTASIDDAAVINDLIMRLEQCRNKLPSGFRMNPIQFEKDDDTNYHMDLIAALANMRARNYSIPEVDKLKAKFIAGRIIPAIATATAMATGLVCLELYKVLDGGHKLEDYRNTFANLALPLFSMAEPVPPKVIKHRDMSWTVWDRWILRDNPTLRDLLQWLKDKGLNAYSISCGSSLLYNSMFPRHRDRMDRKLVDLAREVARVEVPPYRSHLDVVVACEDDEDNDIDIPQVSIYFR, from the exons ATGGCATTGGGTGATGGGAATCCACCGGATATCGATGAGGATCTGCACAGCCGGCAGCTCGCTGTGTATGGCCGGGACACGATGAGACGGCTCTTCGGctccaacatcctcatctcagggATGCAGGGCCTCGGTTGTGAAATTG CAAAGAATCTTATTCTTGCTGGTGTCAAATCTGTGACGTTGCATGATGAAGGAACGGTGGAGTTGTGGGACTTGTCCAGCAACTTCATTTTCTCCAAAGATGACGTTGGCAAGAACCGTGCACTTGCTTCTATTCAGAAGCTGCAAGAATTGAACAATGCAGTGCTCATTTCTACCTTAAGCACTGAATTGACCAAAGAAAAGCTTTCTGATTTCCAG GCTGTAGTTTTTACTGATATCAGCTTGGATAAAGCAATCGAATATGATGAGTATTGCCATAATCATCAGCCTCCAATTTCTTTCATCAAAACTGAAGTCAGGGGTCTTTTTGGTAGTGTTTTCTGTGACTTTGGACCTGAGTTCACTGTTGTTGACGTCGATGGTGAGGAACCACATACGGGTATAATTGCATCCATCAGCAATGACAACCCGGCTCTTGTGTCTTGTGTTGATGATGAAAGGCTTGAATTTCAGGATGGGGATCTCGTTGTTTTCTCTGAAGTCAAGGGCATGACTGAATTGAATGATGGGAAGCCAAGAAAGGTTAAGAATGCAAGGCCTTACTCATTCGCTCTTGAGGACGACACATCATATTATGCTGCATATGAGAAAGGTGGTATTGTCACACAGGTGAAGCAACCAAAGGTGTTGAACTTTAAGACATTGAGAGAAGCACTCAAGGATCCAGGTGATTTCCTTCTGAGTGATTTCTCCAAGTTTGATCGTCCTCCTCTGCTACACTTAGCATTTCAAGCACTAGATAAGTTTATATGCGAGGTTGGACGTTTTCCTGTTGCCGGGATAGAGGAGGATGCTCAGAAGCTGATATCTTTGGCCGTTAACATCAATCAGGGTTTAGGAGATGGGAAGCTGGACGAGATTGACCAGAAACTTATGCGGCAATTTGCATTTGGTGCAAGAGCAGTTCTAAATCCCATGGCTGCCATGTTTGGTGGTATTGTTGGTCAAGAAGTTGTCAAAGCATGTTCTGGAAAGTTCCATCCACTTTTTCAG TTCTTCTACTTTGACTCGGTCGAATCCCTTCCTACTGAACCGCTAGACCCCATTGATGTGAAACCATTAAACAGCCGTTATGATGCACAGATTTCAGTGTTTGGATGCAAGCTCCAGAAGAAACTAGAGGAAGCCAAAGTATTCATTGTTGGTTCTGGTGCACTAGGGTGCGAGTTCTTGAAGAATCTAGCTCTGATGGGAGTTTGTTGCAGTGAGAAGGGGAAGCTAACCATTACAGATGATGATGTAATAGAGAAGAGTAACCTCACCAGGCAGTTCCTCTTTCGGGATTGGAACATTGGACAGGCCAAATCTACTGTTGCTGCATCTGCTGCTGCTTCATTAAACCCCCGCTTTCATGTTGAGGCTCTGCAGAACCGTGCAAGCCCTGAGACAGAAAATGTGTTCAATGATGCGTTCTGGGAGAATCTAGGTGTTGTCATCAATGCCCTGGATAATGTTAATGCTAGGCTGTACATTGATCAGAGGTGCTTGTATTTCCAGAAGTCGCTCCTGGAGTCTGGAACACTAGGTGCCAAATGTAACACACAGATGGTAATTCCTCATCTCACTGAAAATTATGGTGCCTCAAGGGACCCACCTGAGAAGCAAGCGCCCATGTGTACAGTGCATTCATTTCCCCACAACATTGATCACTGCCTGACATGGGCACGTTCCGAGTTTGAGGGCTTGCTTGAGAAGACACCAGCAGAAGTAAATGCATATTTATCCAATCCAAGTGAATACACAGTGTCTATGAAGAATGCTGGTGATGCTCAGGCCAGGGACAATCTGGAACGTGTTATTGAGTGCCTTGATAGGGAGAGATGTGAAACATTCCAAGATTGCATTACTTGGGCTCGTTTAAA GTTTGAGGACTACTTTGCTAACCGTGTGAAGCAATTAACTTTTACTTTCCCTGAGGATGCAGCAACCAGTAATGGTGCCCCGTTCTGGTCAGCTCCCAAGCGTTTCCCTCGCCCATTGCAGTTCTCTGCTGATGGTCCTGGTTACCTCCACTTCGTTATGGCAGGATCCATATTGCGTGCGGAGACATTTGGCATACCAATTCCTGATTGGACTAAAAATCCTAGGAAGTTGGCTGATGCTGTTAATAAGGTGATGGTTCCAGATTTCCAGCCCAAGGAAGGAGTCAAAATCGTCACAGATGAGAAAGCCACAAGCCTGTCTACTGCATCCATAGATGATGCAGCTGTCATCAATGATCTGATCATGAGGCTGGAACAATGCCGGAACAAACTTCCTTCAGGGTTCAGGATGAACCCCATACAATTTGagaag GATGATGACACCAATTACCACATGGACTTGATAGCTGCACTTGCGAACATGAGGGCAAGGAACTACAGTATTCCAGAAGTTGACAAGCTCAAGGCCAAATTCATTGCAGGAAGGATCATCCCAGCCATTGCAACTGCCACAGCAATGGCAACCGGACTTGTCTGCCTGGAACTGTACAAGGTTTTGGATGGGGGACACAAGCTGGAAGACTACCGCAACACCTTTGCTAATCTGGCACTCCCACTTTTTTCTATGGCAGAACCTGTCCCACCCAAGGTAATCAAGCACCGGGATATGAGCTGGACTGTATGGGACCGCTGGATCTTAAGGGACAATCCCACCCTCCGGGATCTGCTGCAATGGTTGAAGGACAAGGGGTTGAATGCTTACAGCATCTCATGTGGAAGTAGCTTGTTATACAACAGTATGTTCCCCAGACATAGGGACCGAATGGACAGGAAGTTGGTGGATCTTGCTAGGGAAGTGGCTCGTGTTGAAGTGCCTCCATACAGAAGTCATTTGGATGTTGTTGTGGCATGTGAGGACGACGAAGACAATGACATTGACATCCCTCAGGTCTCAATTTACTTCCGGTAG
- the LOC122648579 gene encoding ubiquitin-activating enzyme E1 2-like isoform X1 — MGCGEGLSSLLHYMLPRKRAVGGEIVDDDRHNTEVLLKKPRIDSLISSSATENNKKSSGSSSSSDGNNCSISSSSNNNHSGSNIVGLPNMALGDGNPPDIDEDLHSRQLAVYGRDTMRRLFGSNILISGMQGLGCEIAKNLILAGVKSVTLHDEGTVELWDLSSNFIFSKDDVGKNRALASIQKLQELNNAVLISTLSTELTKEKLSDFQAVVFTDISLDKAIEYDEYCHNHQPPISFIKTEVRGLFGSVFCDFGPEFTVVDVDGEEPHTGIIASISNDNPALVSCVDDERLEFQDGDLVVFSEVKGMTELNDGKPRKVKNARPYSFALEDDTSYYAAYEKGGIVTQVKQPKVLNFKTLREALKDPGDFLLSDFSKFDRPPLLHLAFQALDKFICEVGRFPVAGIEEDAQKLISLAVNINQGLGDGKLDEIDQKLMRQFAFGARAVLNPMAAMFGGIVGQEVVKACSGKFHPLFQFFYFDSVESLPTEPLDPIDVKPLNSRYDAQISVFGCKLQKKLEEAKVFIVGSGALGCEFLKNLALMGVCCSEKGKLTITDDDVIEKSNLTRQFLFRDWNIGQAKSTVAASAAASLNPRFHVEALQNRASPETENVFNDAFWENLGVVINALDNVNARLYIDQRCLYFQKSLLESGTLGAKCNTQMVIPHLTENYGASRDPPEKQAPMCTVHSFPHNIDHCLTWARSEFEGLLEKTPAEVNAYLSNPSEYTVSMKNAGDAQARDNLERVIECLDRERCETFQDCITWARLKFEDYFANRVKQLTFTFPEDAATSNGAPFWSAPKRFPRPLQFSADGPGYLHFVMAGSILRAETFGIPIPDWTKNPRKLADAVNKVMVPDFQPKEGVKIVTDEKATSLSTASIDDAAVINDLIMRLEQCRNKLPSGFRMNPIQFEKDDDTNYHMDLIAALANMRARNYSIPEVDKLKAKFIAGRIIPAIATATAMATGLVCLELYKVLDGGHKLEDYRNTFANLALPLFSMAEPVPPKVIKHRDMSWTVWDRWILRDNPTLRDLLQWLKDKGLNAYSISCGSSLLYNSMFPRHRDRMDRKLVDLAREVARVEVPPYRSHLDVVVACEDDEDNDIDIPQVSIYFR, encoded by the exons ATGGGATGCGGCGAGGGTTTGAGCAGTTTATTGCACTATATGCTTCCTAGAAAGAGAGCTGTTGGAGGAGAGATAGTGGACGACGATCGTCACAACACGGAAGTTTTGCTCAAGAAACCTCGGATTGATTCCTTGATCTCTTCATCCGCAACGGAGAACAACAAGAAGAGCAGcggcagcagtagcagcagcgaCGGAAACAACTGCAGTATcagtagcagcagcaacaacaaccacAGCGGCAGCAACATCGTTGGGCTGCCGAACATGGCATTGGGTGATGGGAATCCACCGGATATCGATGAGGATCTGCACAGCCGGCAGCTCGCTGTGTATGGCCGGGACACGATGAGACGGCTCTTCGGctccaacatcctcatctcagggATGCAGGGCCTCGGTTGTGAAATTG CAAAGAATCTTATTCTTGCTGGTGTCAAATCTGTGACGTTGCATGATGAAGGAACGGTGGAGTTGTGGGACTTGTCCAGCAACTTCATTTTCTCCAAAGATGACGTTGGCAAGAACCGTGCACTTGCTTCTATTCAGAAGCTGCAAGAATTGAACAATGCAGTGCTCATTTCTACCTTAAGCACTGAATTGACCAAAGAAAAGCTTTCTGATTTCCAG GCTGTAGTTTTTACTGATATCAGCTTGGATAAAGCAATCGAATATGATGAGTATTGCCATAATCATCAGCCTCCAATTTCTTTCATCAAAACTGAAGTCAGGGGTCTTTTTGGTAGTGTTTTCTGTGACTTTGGACCTGAGTTCACTGTTGTTGACGTCGATGGTGAGGAACCACATACGGGTATAATTGCATCCATCAGCAATGACAACCCGGCTCTTGTGTCTTGTGTTGATGATGAAAGGCTTGAATTTCAGGATGGGGATCTCGTTGTTTTCTCTGAAGTCAAGGGCATGACTGAATTGAATGATGGGAAGCCAAGAAAGGTTAAGAATGCAAGGCCTTACTCATTCGCTCTTGAGGACGACACATCATATTATGCTGCATATGAGAAAGGTGGTATTGTCACACAGGTGAAGCAACCAAAGGTGTTGAACTTTAAGACATTGAGAGAAGCACTCAAGGATCCAGGTGATTTCCTTCTGAGTGATTTCTCCAAGTTTGATCGTCCTCCTCTGCTACACTTAGCATTTCAAGCACTAGATAAGTTTATATGCGAGGTTGGACGTTTTCCTGTTGCCGGGATAGAGGAGGATGCTCAGAAGCTGATATCTTTGGCCGTTAACATCAATCAGGGTTTAGGAGATGGGAAGCTGGACGAGATTGACCAGAAACTTATGCGGCAATTTGCATTTGGTGCAAGAGCAGTTCTAAATCCCATGGCTGCCATGTTTGGTGGTATTGTTGGTCAAGAAGTTGTCAAAGCATGTTCTGGAAAGTTCCATCCACTTTTTCAG TTCTTCTACTTTGACTCGGTCGAATCCCTTCCTACTGAACCGCTAGACCCCATTGATGTGAAACCATTAAACAGCCGTTATGATGCACAGATTTCAGTGTTTGGATGCAAGCTCCAGAAGAAACTAGAGGAAGCCAAAGTATTCATTGTTGGTTCTGGTGCACTAGGGTGCGAGTTCTTGAAGAATCTAGCTCTGATGGGAGTTTGTTGCAGTGAGAAGGGGAAGCTAACCATTACAGATGATGATGTAATAGAGAAGAGTAACCTCACCAGGCAGTTCCTCTTTCGGGATTGGAACATTGGACAGGCCAAATCTACTGTTGCTGCATCTGCTGCTGCTTCATTAAACCCCCGCTTTCATGTTGAGGCTCTGCAGAACCGTGCAAGCCCTGAGACAGAAAATGTGTTCAATGATGCGTTCTGGGAGAATCTAGGTGTTGTCATCAATGCCCTGGATAATGTTAATGCTAGGCTGTACATTGATCAGAGGTGCTTGTATTTCCAGAAGTCGCTCCTGGAGTCTGGAACACTAGGTGCCAAATGTAACACACAGATGGTAATTCCTCATCTCACTGAAAATTATGGTGCCTCAAGGGACCCACCTGAGAAGCAAGCGCCCATGTGTACAGTGCATTCATTTCCCCACAACATTGATCACTGCCTGACATGGGCACGTTCCGAGTTTGAGGGCTTGCTTGAGAAGACACCAGCAGAAGTAAATGCATATTTATCCAATCCAAGTGAATACACAGTGTCTATGAAGAATGCTGGTGATGCTCAGGCCAGGGACAATCTGGAACGTGTTATTGAGTGCCTTGATAGGGAGAGATGTGAAACATTCCAAGATTGCATTACTTGGGCTCGTTTAAA GTTTGAGGACTACTTTGCTAACCGTGTGAAGCAATTAACTTTTACTTTCCCTGAGGATGCAGCAACCAGTAATGGTGCCCCGTTCTGGTCAGCTCCCAAGCGTTTCCCTCGCCCATTGCAGTTCTCTGCTGATGGTCCTGGTTACCTCCACTTCGTTATGGCAGGATCCATATTGCGTGCGGAGACATTTGGCATACCAATTCCTGATTGGACTAAAAATCCTAGGAAGTTGGCTGATGCTGTTAATAAGGTGATGGTTCCAGATTTCCAGCCCAAGGAAGGAGTCAAAATCGTCACAGATGAGAAAGCCACAAGCCTGTCTACTGCATCCATAGATGATGCAGCTGTCATCAATGATCTGATCATGAGGCTGGAACAATGCCGGAACAAACTTCCTTCAGGGTTCAGGATGAACCCCATACAATTTGagaag GATGATGACACCAATTACCACATGGACTTGATAGCTGCACTTGCGAACATGAGGGCAAGGAACTACAGTATTCCAGAAGTTGACAAGCTCAAGGCCAAATTCATTGCAGGAAGGATCATCCCAGCCATTGCAACTGCCACAGCAATGGCAACCGGACTTGTCTGCCTGGAACTGTACAAGGTTTTGGATGGGGGACACAAGCTGGAAGACTACCGCAACACCTTTGCTAATCTGGCACTCCCACTTTTTTCTATGGCAGAACCTGTCCCACCCAAGGTAATCAAGCACCGGGATATGAGCTGGACTGTATGGGACCGCTGGATCTTAAGGGACAATCCCACCCTCCGGGATCTGCTGCAATGGTTGAAGGACAAGGGGTTGAATGCTTACAGCATCTCATGTGGAAGTAGCTTGTTATACAACAGTATGTTCCCCAGACATAGGGACCGAATGGACAGGAAGTTGGTGGATCTTGCTAGGGAAGTGGCTCGTGTTGAAGTGCCTCCATACAGAAGTCATTTGGATGTTGTTGTGGCATGTGAGGACGACGAAGACAATGACATTGACATCCCTCAGGTCTCAATTTACTTCCGGTAG